A genome region from Bradyrhizobium sp. WSM1417 includes the following:
- a CDS encoding HAMP domain-containing sensor histidine kinase: MARIGSHAGFRAGIHARSPTFKSLIWRIVFLHIVAVAVVAIFLPLVLFWLLNSEIDQLHRDAMRAQAEVLAERIVAQPDGLLTFNLPDSLKGLYSEAYGRYQYDIRDAEGNLLFSSRRKTGTATVAPPPLSETISGAGVTRTIDGKVIRIRVAEDLAHRDVIIDDIVSNFFRRVGWITIPILLVLLAIDIIIFRRAVAPLWKASEEASNIGPARTDIRLPTEQIPREIMPLVTAVNQALDRLEGGFRVQRQFTADAAHQLRTPLAILRTRIETLGDGAARQALHADIEGMSRIVAQLLEIAELDTLVLDPGETADLRAVCAEVVGSIAPLAIAQHKDIALRGTEAPVLIHGNSVMLQRAIFNLAENAIKFTAKDTSVDVDVSEDGAVRVRDCGPGIAEAERELIFQRFWRADRQRSDGAGLGLSIVRAVADDHAATVAVENLPGGGAQFTLRFRLAEASKAIEKNGRVVDAEPSPLVGEGGSTR; this comes from the coding sequence GTGGCCCGGATCGGATCTCACGCCGGATTCCGCGCCGGGATCCATGCGAGGTCGCCCACGTTCAAATCGCTGATCTGGCGCATCGTGTTCCTGCACATCGTGGCGGTCGCTGTGGTCGCGATCTTCCTGCCGCTGGTGCTGTTCTGGCTGCTCAATTCCGAGATCGACCAGCTGCATCGCGATGCCATGCGCGCGCAGGCCGAGGTATTGGCCGAGCGCATCGTCGCCCAGCCCGATGGGCTGCTGACGTTCAACCTGCCGGACAGTCTCAAGGGTCTCTATTCGGAAGCCTATGGCCGCTACCAGTACGACATCCGCGATGCCGAGGGGAATCTGCTGTTCTCGTCGCGTCGCAAGACCGGCACTGCCACGGTTGCGCCACCGCCGCTCTCCGAGACGATTTCCGGCGCCGGCGTCACCCGCACCATCGACGGCAAGGTCATACGCATTCGCGTCGCGGAGGACCTGGCGCACCGCGACGTTATCATCGACGACATCGTGTCGAACTTCTTCCGGCGGGTCGGGTGGATCACCATTCCGATCCTGCTGGTCCTGCTCGCCATCGACATCATCATCTTTCGCCGCGCCGTCGCGCCGCTGTGGAAGGCCTCCGAGGAGGCGAGCAATATCGGCCCGGCGCGCACCGACATCCGCCTGCCGACGGAGCAGATCCCGCGCGAGATCATGCCGCTCGTCACCGCCGTCAACCAGGCGCTCGACCGCCTCGAGGGCGGCTTTCGGGTGCAGCGGCAGTTCACCGCCGACGCCGCGCACCAATTGCGCACGCCGCTCGCGATCCTGCGCACGCGAATCGAGACGCTCGGCGACGGCGCTGCACGGCAGGCGCTGCATGCCGACATCGAGGGCATGAGCCGCATCGTCGCGCAGCTGCTGGAGATCGCCGAGCTCGACACGCTGGTGCTCGATCCCGGCGAGACCGCGGATTTGCGCGCGGTCTGCGCCGAGGTGGTCGGTTCGATCGCGCCGCTCGCGATCGCGCAGCACAAGGACATCGCGCTGAGGGGCACCGAGGCGCCGGTGCTGATCCACGGCAATTCCGTGATGCTCCAGCGCGCGATCTTCAACCTCGCCGAAAACGCCATCAAGTTCACGGCAAAGGACACGTCGGTCGATGTCGATGTAAGCGAGGACGGCGCGGTGCGCGTGCGCGATTGCGGACCGGGAATTGCGGAAGCCGAGCGCGAATTGATCTTCCAGCGCTTCTGGCGCGCCGACCGCCAGCGCAGCGACGGCGCCGGCCTCGGGCTCTCGATCGTTCGTGCGGTGGCGGATGATCACGCGGCGACGGTTGCGGTGGAGAATCTTCCGGGCGGCGGCGCGCAGTTCACGCTGCGGTTCAGGCTGGCGGAGGCATCCAAGGCGATTGAGAAGAACGGGCGCGTCGTTGACGCTGAACCCTCTCCCCTTGTGGGAGAGGGTGGCTCGACGCGATAG
- a CDS encoding M20/M25/M40 family metallo-hydrolase, translating to MSRSHAAPSLVGPLIASLWLACAAMPAHAEPSANVTADVHVLAQKEQQPLLDTLRDLVSIESGSKDIDGLNQIAERVAGQLKQLGGTVEILQPTDVYRLDDTPEKIGPAVHAVFKGTGSKKIMLIAHMDTVYLKGMLKDQPFRIDGDKAYGLGIADDKQGLALILHTVAFLQKLSFRDYGTLTVLTNGDEEISSPGWRSTITRFASDQDVVFSFESGGTDGTLRLATSGIGSAYLTVQGKSSHAGSRPEGGVNALYELSHQLLQMKDLSKPEQGLKLNWTVSKAGTNRNVIPAEATAQADARALKVADFDELEKTLQEKIKNHLLPDSKVALKFEVRRPPLEANDASRRVAAYGKTIYGELGLPLKVDEKATGGGTDAAFAALKTNAAVVEGMGLSGFGAHSNDAEYVQLNSIVPRLYLTTRMIMDLSTGKLK from the coding sequence ATGTCTCGATCGCACGCTGCTCCATCGCTCGTTGGTCCGTTAATCGCATCGCTCTGGCTGGCATGTGCGGCAATGCCGGCCCATGCGGAGCCCAGCGCGAATGTCACGGCCGACGTCCATGTGCTGGCGCAAAAGGAGCAGCAGCCGCTGCTCGACACGCTGCGCGATCTCGTCAGCATCGAATCCGGCAGCAAGGATATCGACGGCTTGAACCAGATCGCCGAGCGCGTTGCCGGCCAGCTCAAGCAACTTGGCGGCACGGTGGAGATCCTGCAACCCACCGACGTCTATCGCCTCGACGACACACCCGAGAAAATCGGCCCGGCCGTACACGCCGTATTCAAGGGCACAGGCAGCAAGAAGATCATGCTGATCGCCCACATGGACACCGTGTACCTGAAGGGCATGCTGAAGGATCAACCGTTCCGCATCGACGGCGACAAGGCCTACGGCCTCGGCATTGCCGACGACAAGCAGGGCCTCGCGCTCATTCTTCATACGGTGGCGTTTCTGCAGAAGCTGAGCTTCCGGGATTACGGCACGCTCACGGTGCTCACCAATGGCGACGAGGAGATCTCTTCACCGGGCTGGCGCAGCACCATCACCAGATTCGCCTCGGATCAGGACGTGGTGTTCTCCTTTGAAAGCGGCGGCACCGATGGCACGCTGCGGCTGGCCACCAGCGGTATCGGCTCGGCCTATCTCACGGTGCAGGGCAAGTCGTCGCATGCGGGCTCACGGCCCGAGGGCGGCGTGAATGCGCTGTACGAACTCTCGCACCAGCTGCTGCAGATGAAGGACCTGTCCAAGCCAGAGCAGGGCCTGAAACTGAACTGGACGGTCTCCAAGGCCGGCACCAACCGCAACGTCATCCCCGCGGAGGCCACGGCCCAGGCCGACGCACGTGCACTCAAGGTCGCCGATTTCGACGAGCTCGAGAAGACACTTCAGGAGAAGATCAAAAATCACCTGCTGCCCGACTCCAAGGTCGCGCTCAAATTCGAGGTGCGTCGCCCGCCGCTGGAGGCCAACGACGCCTCGCGCCGCGTGGCGGCCTACGGCAAGACGATCTATGGGGAGCTCGGACTGCCCCTCAAGGTCGACGAGAAAGCGACCGGCGGCGGCACCGACGCGGCGTTTGCCGCGCTCAAGACCAACGCAGCCGTCGTGGAAGGCATGGGCCTGTCGGGCTTCGGCGCGCATTCGAACGACGCCGAATATGTGCAGCTCAACAGCATCGTGCCGCGTCTTTATCTGACCACGCGCATGATCATGGATTTGTCCACCGGCAAGCTGAAATAG
- a CDS encoding TRAP transporter substrate-binding protein → MKRRDFIKVTGLGAAGVATLAAPAIAQTTPEIKWRMPTSWPKSLDTLYGGAEMMAKMVAEATDNKFQIQTFAGGEIVPGLQVLDAVQNGTCEIGHTASYYYFGKDPTFTFGSAVPFGPNMRINQAWYTLGGGRDILNEFYKKYNVVSLLAGNTGCQMGGWFRKEVKTPQDFSGLKFRIGGFAGKVMAKLGAVPQQIAGGDIYPALEKGTIDAAEWVGPYDDEKLGFVKVAPHYYFPGWWEGGPMLLAFVNQDKWNALPKHYQSILEQAGHYANNWMMAKYDQANPPALRRLLAAGAKLHPFSPEIMQACFKASKELHTEVSATNPDFKKVYESLTAFSNNGYQWFQVAEVGYDNFMARNSQS, encoded by the coding sequence ATGAAAAGACGAGATTTCATCAAGGTCACCGGGCTTGGTGCGGCGGGTGTCGCCACGCTCGCCGCTCCAGCGATCGCGCAGACGACGCCCGAGATCAAATGGCGCATGCCGACGAGCTGGCCGAAATCGCTCGATACGCTCTATGGCGGCGCCGAGATGATGGCCAAGATGGTCGCGGAGGCGACCGACAACAAATTCCAGATTCAGACATTTGCCGGCGGCGAGATCGTGCCGGGCCTGCAGGTGCTCGATGCCGTGCAGAACGGCACCTGCGAAATCGGACACACCGCGTCCTACTATTATTTCGGCAAGGACCCGACCTTTACCTTCGGCTCGGCTGTGCCGTTCGGACCGAACATGCGCATCAACCAGGCCTGGTACACACTCGGCGGCGGCAGGGACATCCTCAACGAGTTCTACAAGAAGTACAACGTCGTCTCGCTGCTTGCCGGCAACACCGGCTGTCAGATGGGTGGCTGGTTCCGCAAGGAGGTCAAGACGCCCCAGGACTTCAGCGGGTTGAAATTCCGCATCGGCGGCTTCGCCGGAAAGGTGATGGCCAAACTTGGCGCGGTGCCGCAGCAGATCGCCGGGGGCGACATTTATCCGGCGCTGGAGAAGGGCACTATCGACGCCGCCGAATGGGTCGGCCCGTATGACGACGAGAAGCTCGGCTTCGTCAAGGTCGCGCCGCATTATTACTTCCCGGGCTGGTGGGAAGGCGGGCCCATGCTGCTCGCCTTCGTCAACCAGGACAAGTGGAATGCGCTGCCCAAGCACTACCAGAGCATCCTCGAGCAGGCGGGGCACTACGCCAACAACTGGATGATGGCGAAGTACGACCAGGCCAATCCACCGGCGTTGCGGCGCCTGCTCGCGGCCGGCGCCAAGCTGCATCCGTTCTCGCCCGAGATCATGCAGGCCTGCTTCAAGGCGTCAAAGGAGCTGCACACCGAAGTCTCGGCCACCAACCCCGACTTCAAGAAGGTCTACGAATCGCTGACCGCGTTCTCGAACAACGGATATCAGTGGTTCCAGGTCGCCGAAGTCGGCTATGACAACTTCATGGCGCGCAACTCGCAGAGCTGA
- a CDS encoding TRAP transporter large permease subunit, translating to MTAFIVANMAPIMFATLVVVLLLGYPAAFSLGAVGLFFAIIGVELGQFHPDFLQALPERVYGVMNNDTLLAIPFFTFMGLVLERSGMAEDLLDTIGQLFGTIRGGLAYAVVFVGALLAATTGVVAASVISMGLISLPIMLRYGYDRRVATGIIAASGTLAQIIPPSLVLIVMADQLGKSVGDMYEGAFIPGLVLAGLYAGYAFLVTMIFPKAAPGLPKEAIGFREESGDRGLKSLGVLFLASCVFGWFMMRNSETHGADFVVLSMFFGILFAFFVAIANWVLDKLTGFRFLSKMAQQTTFVMVPPLFLIFLVLGTIFIGVATPTEGGAMGAAGALILGAAKRRLTWDLIRQATESTAKLSAFVVFILVGARVFSLTFYGVSGHVWVEHLLTSLPGGQVGFLIFVNAFVFVLAFFLDFFELAFIVIPLLGPAAEHLGIDLIWFGVILGVNMQTSFMHPPFGFALFYLRSVAPKERYTDRVTGKRMEPVTTGQIYWGAVPFVVIQMIMVLLVIMFPSMVMHYKGVQSTVDPNSIKIDIPQIDLPPLDFGQPKQ from the coding sequence ATGACCGCGTTTATCGTCGCCAATATGGCGCCAATCATGTTCGCGACGCTCGTCGTCGTGCTGCTGCTCGGCTACCCTGCGGCATTTTCGCTCGGCGCCGTAGGCCTGTTCTTCGCCATCATCGGCGTCGAGCTCGGGCAATTCCACCCGGACTTTCTCCAGGCCCTGCCGGAGCGCGTCTACGGCGTGATGAACAACGACACGCTGCTCGCCATCCCCTTCTTCACCTTCATGGGACTGGTGCTCGAGCGCTCCGGCATGGCCGAGGATCTGCTCGACACTATCGGCCAGTTGTTCGGCACCATTCGCGGCGGCCTCGCTTACGCGGTGGTGTTCGTCGGCGCCCTGCTTGCGGCGACCACCGGCGTCGTGGCGGCCTCGGTGATCTCGATGGGCCTGATCTCGCTGCCGATCATGCTGCGCTACGGCTACGACCGCCGCGTGGCGACCGGCATCATCGCGGCCTCCGGCACGCTGGCGCAGATCATTCCGCCCTCGCTCGTCCTGATCGTGATGGCGGACCAGCTCGGCAAATCGGTCGGCGACATGTACGAGGGCGCGTTCATTCCGGGCCTGGTGCTCGCCGGCCTCTATGCAGGTTACGCGTTCCTCGTGACCATGATTTTCCCGAAGGCGGCGCCGGGCCTGCCCAAGGAAGCCATCGGTTTCCGCGAGGAGAGCGGCGACCGCGGCCTGAAGTCGCTCGGCGTGCTGTTCCTGGCGAGCTGCGTCTTCGGCTGGTTCATGATGCGGAATTCGGAGACCCACGGCGCCGACTTTGTCGTGCTCAGCATGTTCTTCGGCATCCTCTTCGCATTCTTCGTCGCCATCGCAAACTGGGTCCTCGACAAGCTGACGGGCTTCCGTTTCCTCTCGAAGATGGCGCAACAGACCACCTTCGTGATGGTGCCGCCGCTGTTCCTGATCTTCCTGGTGCTGGGCACGATCTTCATCGGTGTCGCGACGCCCACCGAAGGCGGCGCCATGGGTGCAGCCGGCGCCCTCATTCTTGGAGCCGCGAAGCGGCGGCTGACTTGGGACCTGATCCGTCAGGCCACCGAATCGACGGCGAAGCTGTCCGCGTTCGTCGTCTTCATCCTGGTCGGGGCGCGCGTGTTCTCGCTCACCTTCTACGGCGTCAGCGGCCACGTCTGGGTCGAGCACCTGCTGACCTCCCTACCCGGCGGCCAGGTCGGCTTCCTGATCTTCGTCAACGCCTTCGTGTTCGTGCTGGCGTTCTTCCTCGATTTCTTCGAACTCGCTTTCATCGTGATCCCGTTGCTCGGGCCGGCTGCCGAGCATCTCGGCATCGATCTGATCTGGTTCGGCGTCATCCTCGGCGTCAACATGCAGACGTCATTCATGCACCCGCCATTCGGATTTGCGCTGTTCTATTTGCGATCGGTGGCACCGAAGGAGCGCTATACGGATCGCGTCACCGGCAAGCGCATGGAGCCGGTCACGACGGGACAGATCTATTGGGGTGCGGTGCCGTTCGTCGTGATCCAGATGATCATGGTGCTGCTCGTGATCATGTTCCCGTCGATGGTGATGCACTACAAGGGCGTGCAGTCCACCGTCGATCCCAACAGCATCAAGATCGACATTCCCCAGATCGATCTGCCGCCGCTCGACTTCGGCCAGCCGAAGCAATAG
- a CDS encoding TRAP transporter small permease subunit, translating into MQALLKLSNGIDAFTRWTGKRLAWLILLAVVISALNAIIRKTLDTSSNSWLELQWVLFSIVFLLCASWTLLDNEHIRIDIFNSMMPKRARNIIDIIGHIFFLIPLTIVMIVTGIPFFLRSLQINEQSGNAGGLPQWPAKSLIMIGFALLLVQGISELIKRIAIMRGMIPDPHESQISALEAEVEHLVEAIEQK; encoded by the coding sequence TTGCAAGCGCTCCTGAAGCTGAGCAATGGAATTGACGCGTTCACACGTTGGACCGGCAAGCGTCTGGCTTGGCTGATCCTGCTCGCCGTCGTCATCTCGGCGCTGAATGCGATCATTCGAAAGACGTTGGACACGTCCTCCAACTCGTGGCTCGAGCTGCAATGGGTGCTTTTCAGCATCGTGTTCCTGCTGTGCGCGTCCTGGACGCTGCTCGACAACGAGCACATCCGGATCGACATCTTCAACAGCATGATGCCGAAACGGGCTCGCAACATCATCGACATCATCGGGCACATCTTCTTCCTGATCCCGCTGACCATCGTCATGATCGTGACCGGAATACCGTTCTTCCTGCGCTCGCTTCAGATCAACGAGCAATCCGGCAATGCGGGCGGCCTGCCGCAATGGCCGGCCAAGTCGCTCATCATGATCGGCTTCGCGCTCCTGCTTGTTCAAGGCATCTCCGAACTGATCAAGCGGATCGCCATCATGCGTGGCATGATTCCGGATCCCCACGAGTCGCAGATTTCGGCGCTGGAGGCCGAAGTCGAGCATCTCGTTGAAGCGATCGAACAGAAGTGA
- the moaA gene encoding GTP 3',8-cyclase MoaA, with product MNGLSASPRAALSSAMTDPFGRTISYLRVSVTDRCDLRCFYCMSEDMTFLPKADLLTLEELDRLCSAFIAKGVKKLRLTGGEPLVRRNVMTLVRSLSRHLESGALNELTLTTNGTQLAKYASELADCGVRRINVSLDTLDPQKFREITRWGEIDKVLEGIEAARAAGLAVKINAVALKNLNEDELPDLMRWAHGKSMGLTLIEVMPMGEIGSGRIDQYLPLSLVRARLAQQFTLTDLAESTGGPARYVSVAETGGKLGFITPMTHNFCESCNRVRVTCTGTLHTCLGHEDASDLRKPLRASDDDSLLADAIDRAIGLKPKGHDFIIDRRHDRPSVSRHMSVTGG from the coding sequence ATGAACGGACTTTCCGCGAGCCCCCGCGCCGCGCTGTCGAGCGCGATGACCGATCCGTTCGGACGGACCATCTCGTATTTGCGCGTCTCCGTCACCGACCGCTGCGACCTGCGCTGCTTCTACTGCATGTCGGAAGATATGACGTTCCTGCCCAAGGCGGACCTGCTGACGCTGGAGGAGCTCGATCGGCTCTGCTCGGCCTTCATCGCCAAGGGCGTGAAGAAGCTGCGGCTCACCGGCGGCGAACCGCTGGTCCGCCGCAACGTAATGACATTGGTGCGCTCGCTGTCGCGGCATCTCGAGAGCGGCGCGTTGAACGAGCTGACGCTGACCACCAACGGCACCCAGCTCGCGAAATACGCAAGCGAGCTCGCCGATTGCGGTGTCCGCCGCATCAACGTCTCGCTCGACACGCTCGACCCCCAAAAGTTTCGCGAGATCACCCGGTGGGGCGAGATCGACAAGGTGCTGGAAGGCATCGAGGCGGCACGCGCTGCGGGCCTCGCGGTCAAGATTAACGCCGTGGCGCTGAAGAATCTTAACGAGGACGAACTTCCCGACCTGATGCGCTGGGCCCACGGCAAGAGCATGGGCCTGACGCTGATCGAGGTCATGCCGATGGGCGAGATCGGATCGGGACGGATCGACCAATACCTGCCGCTGTCGCTGGTGCGCGCGCGGCTCGCCCAGCAATTCACGCTGACGGATCTGGCCGAGAGCACCGGCGGGCCGGCGCGCTATGTCAGCGTCGCCGAGACCGGCGGCAAGCTCGGCTTCATCACCCCGATGACCCACAATTTCTGCGAATCCTGCAACCGCGTGCGCGTCACCTGCACGGGAACGTTGCACACCTGCCTCGGCCACGAGGATGCCTCCGATTTGCGCAAACCTCTGCGTGCATCGGACGACGATTCGCTGCTTGCGGATGCGATCGACCGCGCCATTGGCTTGAAGCCCAAGGGCCACGATTTCATCATCGACCGCCGCCACGACCGCCCCAGCGTTAGCAGGCACATGAGCGTCACCGGCGGCTAG
- a CDS encoding HAD-IA family hydrolase has protein sequence MIPSHTIVFDLDGTLVDTAPDLITALNYVLDREGLPPVPMASARNMIGAGARKLIERGLEAEGRSVTVADMDRMTADFIAYYADNIAVESRPFEGLEAALDHFAAQGHRLAVCTNKLEWLSKRLLDQLDLSRRFAAICGADTFGVQKPDPTIFRETVARAGGEVKASIMVGDAGPDVGVARRAGVPVIGVSFGYTDVPIAELKPDRLIHHMRDLPAAASSLMTAQEALK, from the coding sequence ATGATCCCCTCCCACACCATCGTCTTCGATCTCGACGGCACGCTTGTGGATACGGCGCCCGACCTGATCACCGCGCTCAATTACGTGCTCGACCGCGAAGGGTTGCCGCCCGTGCCGATGGCCTCGGCCCGCAACATGATCGGCGCCGGCGCCCGCAAGCTGATCGAGCGGGGGCTAGAGGCCGAGGGCCGCAGCGTCACGGTTGCCGACATGGACCGGATGACGGCCGATTTCATCGCCTATTACGCCGACAATATCGCGGTCGAATCCCGGCCCTTCGAGGGGCTGGAGGCCGCACTCGACCATTTTGCGGCCCAGGGCCATCGCCTCGCGGTCTGCACCAACAAGCTGGAATGGTTGTCGAAGCGCTTGCTGGATCAGCTCGACCTGAGCCGGCGCTTCGCCGCAATCTGCGGCGCCGACACTTTTGGGGTCCAGAAGCCCGATCCGACCATTTTCCGCGAAACGGTGGCGCGGGCCGGTGGCGAGGTCAAAGCCAGCATCATGGTCGGCGATGCCGGACCCGATGTCGGCGTGGCCCGGCGCGCCGGAGTTCCCGTGATCGGGGTCAGCTTCGGCTATACGGACGTACCGATTGCCGAGTTGAAGCCGGACCGGCTGATCCATCACATGCGCGACCTGCCGGCCGCCGCGAGCAGCCTGATGACTGCGCAGGAAGCTCTCAAGTAG
- the rpiA gene encoding ribose-5-phosphate isomerase RpiA has product MNMDQLKRQAAARALEDVRDGMQLGLGTGSTAKHFVELLGERVRAGLKVIGVPTSEATRLDALRCGVPLTTLDEIDHLDITIDGADEIDPELNLIKGGGGALLREKIVAAASDRMIVIADDTKWVPTLGRFPLPVEVIPFGLGATRRAIEKAFAECGVSGQMAVRNGKDGHVFVTDGGHWIVDAQLEKIEDPARLATALSAIPGVVEHGLFIGLASSAVLAGGEGIRVIERRKPKGD; this is encoded by the coding sequence GTGAACATGGACCAGTTGAAGCGGCAGGCTGCGGCGCGCGCCCTCGAGGACGTCCGTGACGGCATGCAGCTCGGGCTCGGCACCGGCTCGACCGCAAAACATTTCGTCGAGCTGCTCGGCGAGCGCGTCCGCGCCGGACTGAAAGTGATCGGCGTGCCGACGTCCGAGGCGACGCGCCTCGATGCGCTGCGATGCGGCGTGCCGCTGACGACGCTGGATGAGATCGACCATCTCGACATCACAATCGACGGCGCCGACGAGATCGACCCCGAACTCAATCTGATCAAGGGCGGCGGCGGCGCGCTGTTGCGCGAGAAGATCGTGGCGGCCGCCTCGGATCGCATGATCGTGATTGCCGACGACACCAAATGGGTGCCGACACTCGGCCGCTTTCCGCTGCCGGTCGAGGTCATCCCGTTCGGGCTCGGCGCAACGCGTCGCGCGATCGAGAAGGCGTTTGCGGAATGCGGCGTTTCCGGGCAGATGGCGGTCCGCAACGGCAAGGACGGCCACGTTTTCGTCACCGATGGCGGCCACTGGATCGTCGATGCCCAGCTCGAAAAGATTGAGGATCCCGCGCGCCTCGCTACCGCGTTGAGCGCGATCCCCGGCGTTGTCGAGCATGGTTTGTTCATCGGCTTGGCCAGCTCGGCTGTCTTGGCGGGTGGCGAGGGAATTCGCGTGATTGAACGGCGAAAGCCGAAAGGAGACTAG
- a CDS encoding DUF2059 domain-containing protein — protein sequence MKSVLKLLSVATLAVGLALSVAPAGAQQAAGPKSTPAAIAAAKEILAIKNASAMYANAVPGLVDKTKIALIQQNLNYQKDLTEVAGVVNQQLAGREKEIGEGMAQVYASEFTEQELKDLVTFYKSPLGKKLIEAEPRAIGLSMAFMNSWAQNFSETVMGAFRAEMRKRGKEI from the coding sequence ATGAAGAGCGTTTTGAAATTGTTGTCGGTCGCGACCCTCGCTGTGGGACTGGCCCTCTCGGTCGCCCCGGCCGGGGCCCAGCAGGCCGCGGGGCCGAAATCGACGCCGGCGGCCATTGCGGCCGCCAAGGAGATCCTGGCAATCAAGAACGCCAGTGCGATGTACGCGAACGCCGTGCCCGGCCTGGTCGACAAGACCAAGATCGCGCTGATCCAGCAGAACCTCAACTATCAGAAAGATCTCACCGAGGTCGCCGGGGTCGTCAACCAGCAGTTGGCAGGCCGCGAAAAGGAAATCGGAGAAGGTATGGCGCAGGTCTATGCCAGCGAGTTCACCGAGCAGGAGCTGAAGGATCTCGTCACCTTCTACAAGTCGCCGCTGGGCAAGAAGCTGATCGAAGCCGAGCCGCGCGCCATCGGGCTGAGCATGGCCTTCATGAACTCCTGGGCCCAGAACTTCTCCGAGACCGTGATGGGTGCCTTCCGCGCCGAGATGCGCAAGCGTGGCAAGGAGATCTGA
- the gor gene encoding glutathione-disulfide reductase, which produces MAEFDVDLFVIGGGSGGVRAARIAAGYGARVMIAEEYRMGGTCVIRGCVPKKLFVIGSHFRHEIEDAAGFGWTVPPASFDWPTLIANKDKEIARLEAAYTANVEKSGAQIVKSRAVIEDKHTVRLLENDRKITAKYILIATGGAPNHGAPIPGIEHVISSNEAFHLTKLPKRIVIQGGGYIALEFAGIFAGFGSDVTVVYRGDNILRGFDEDVRAHVRAGMEKQGITILTGCTVTKVDRHGEEFTTHLSNGSSLASDQVMFAIGRHPAVANLGLEKAGVAINPRNGGIAVDHFSRSSVDSIYAIGDVTHRFNLTPVAIREGHAFADTVFGKREVQVDHANIPTAVFSQPEVGTVGLTETEARAQFSHVDIYKTTFRPIKATMSGRDTRVLMKLVVDGSTDRVLGCHIVGDAAAEITQAVAIAVKMKATKADFDATIALHPTASEELVTMRTPTARHVRQAAE; this is translated from the coding sequence ATGGCTGAATTCGACGTCGACCTCTTTGTCATCGGTGGCGGTTCGGGCGGCGTGCGTGCCGCCCGCATCGCGGCCGGTTACGGCGCCCGCGTCATGATCGCGGAAGAGTACCGCATGGGCGGGACCTGCGTGATCCGCGGCTGCGTGCCGAAGAAGCTGTTCGTCATTGGCTCGCATTTCCGCCATGAGATCGAGGACGCCGCCGGTTTTGGCTGGACCGTTCCGCCTGCGAGCTTCGACTGGCCGACGCTGATCGCCAACAAGGACAAGGAGATCGCGCGTCTGGAGGCGGCTTACACCGCCAATGTGGAGAAGTCGGGCGCGCAAATCGTCAAGAGCCGCGCGGTGATCGAGGACAAGCACACCGTCCGTCTGCTCGAGAACGACCGGAAGATCACCGCAAAATACATTCTGATCGCCACCGGCGGCGCGCCCAATCACGGCGCTCCGATTCCCGGCATCGAGCACGTGATCTCCTCCAACGAGGCGTTTCACCTGACCAAGTTGCCGAAGCGGATCGTGATCCAGGGCGGCGGCTACATCGCGCTGGAATTCGCCGGCATCTTCGCCGGCTTCGGCTCCGACGTCACAGTCGTCTATCGCGGCGACAACATTCTTCGCGGCTTTGACGAGGATGTTCGCGCCCACGTCCGCGCCGGGATGGAGAAGCAGGGCATCACCATCCTCACCGGCTGCACGGTGACGAAGGTCGATCGGCACGGCGAGGAATTCACCACGCATCTGTCGAACGGATCGAGCCTCGCCTCCGACCAGGTGATGTTCGCGATCGGCCGCCATCCGGCGGTGGCCAATCTCGGCCTGGAGAAGGCCGGCGTAGCCATCAACCCGCGGAACGGCGGCATCGCGGTCGACCATTTCTCGAGGAGCTCGGTCGACAGCATCTATGCAATCGGCGACGTCACCCATCGCTTCAACCTGACGCCGGTCGCGATTCGTGAGGGCCATGCGTTCGCCGACACCGTGTTCGGCAAGCGCGAGGTGCAGGTGGATCACGCCAACATCCCGACCGCCGTGTTCTCGCAGCCGGAGGTCGGCACCGTCGGCCTCACCGAGACCGAGGCCCGCGCGCAATTCAGCCATGTCGACATTTACAAGACCACGTTCCGCCCCATCAAGGCGACGATGTCGGGCCGCGATACCCGCGTGCTGATGAAGCTCGTCGTCGACGGTTCAACCGACCGCGTGCTCGGCTGTCACATCGTCGGCGATGCCGCGGCCGAGATCACGCAGGCAGTCGCGATTGCAGTGAAGATGAAGGCGACCAAGGCCGATTTCGACGCGACGATCGCACTGCATCCGACCGCGTCCGAAGAGCTCGTCACCATGCGCACGCCGACCGCACGCCACGTGCGCCAGGCGGCGGAGTAA